Proteins encoded by one window of Cannabis sativa cultivar Pink pepper isolate KNU-18-1 chromosome 4, ASM2916894v1, whole genome shotgun sequence:
- the LOC115715144 gene encoding zinc finger CCCH domain-containing protein 38 isoform X2, with protein sequence MSGSGRKRSSKWDLRDQPKFEDINAQDDNWPGKTGRSIYQRESGHGWQSPELAGSNGSKWSALDSNDIRSKHDSIFPTRDTFSGSRGSHKNENIDKDCNRYVSDSMAWDADEDYGTRMSPGLDEWRQQHHSQSPKSGWSRSMRDRSRSRSRSRSRSRGRSRSPVRSLRRESGFLDRSRSRSGVSNQLCKDFTAGRCRRGNNCPFLHEDSEAYEDYWDGRHRKGGGSKYATGDTRDYPLRSGRSFGLCNEFVKGRCRRGASCKFEHGASDGFSKGPTNEFTREKESDRRRRDTSDERGVEHEARRNSDIPCRFFAAGNCRNGKHCRFSHHNQAYASPDRKSQDKWALGRKSDDVNRVWDGPKWSDTGIALDAAKFKENISGNIGALNASSTAWPMSERLGNRVNNENITSGADLNVSCEAAKNDKEPIPWKTNNVAPAMGLSEVRCTDKWLVNMDMSPDWNYSVPSANHVVKEENSRVTQHSESLNDMHVMSGKQSIIPEASGRINSASGAVQPIIMEKSVFQPNHELKDDSAIALPYDNNDVVRKTMNSRSDLNMFDQNCQPSSVYPFSSLNTIGESQAVIPTEPQGGILKNLQTNTTHTEGTLVAKPDFREAKTSLMNSGIDPLQRIVNVTDLSASLVQLFGNGQQLPQLYAALNSNNSTGTPSFTSGSVTPTILPDAVSGPHKHYDPIHDSTESRRPEVSNNTSAVLTNNTVKASDSDGKPEIQLKNVTSSSLPVVSDATDCKQAGGSIGETNLTRKLLTPLEPNASSKATKGKIEQISGENKKTEEESIKVEETDPLDGEDKEGANDGKKNKDAKGVRAFKFALVEFIKELLKPTWKDGQIGKDAYKTIVKKVVDKVTGTMQGANVPQTQEKIDHYLSFSKAKLTKLVQAYVEKSQKG encoded by the exons AAGTGGAAGAAAACGCTCTTCAAAATGGGATTTACGGGATCAGCCTAAATTTGAAGATATAAATGCACAAGACGATAATTGGCCTGGAAAAACTGGTAGATCAATTTATCAAAGAGAATCAGGACATGGGTGGCAGTCTCCAGAGCTTGCTGGGAGTAATGGTTCAAAATGGTCAGCATTAGATTCAAATGATATAAGATCCAAGCATGATTCAATATTTCCAACTAGGGATACTTTTTCTGGAAGCCGAGGCTCACATAAGAATGAGAACATTGATAAGGACTGTAATAGATATGTGTCAGACTCTATGGCATGGGATGCAGATGAGGATTATGGTACAAGAATGTCTCCTGGTCTTGATGAATGGAGACAGCAACATCATAGTCAATCTCCTAAAAGTGGTTGGAGCAGGTCAATGAG GGATAGGAGTAGGAGTAGAAGCAGGAGCAGAAGCAGGAGTAGGGGTAGGAGCAGGAGCCCTGTTCGCAGCCTCAGACGGGAATCTGGGTTTCTTGACAGAAGTAGAAGCAGGTCTGGTGTATCCAATCAATTGTGTAAAGATTTTACTGCTGGGAGATGCAGGAGAGGTAATAATTGTCCATTTCTTCACGAGGATAGTGAAGCTTATGAGGATTACTGGGACGGCAGGCACAGGAAAGGTGGAGGCTCAAAATATGCCACTGGTGATACCAGAGACTATCCCTTGAGAAGTGGAAGATCTTTCGGACTTTGTAATGAGTTTGTAAAAGGAAGGTGCCGGAGAGGTGCATCTTGCAAGTTTGAGCACGGTGCTTCTGATGGATTCAGCAAAGGGCCTACGAATGAATTTACTAGAGAAAAGGAAAGTgacagaagaagaagagatactTCTGATGAGCGAGGTGTTGAACATGAGGCCCGCAGGAATAGTGATATTCCATGCAGGTTCTTTGCTGCTGGAAATTGTCGTAATGGGAAGCACTGTCGGTTCTCTCATCATAATCAGGCTTATGCAAGTCCTGACAGGAAATCACAAGATAAGTGGGCCTTGGGTCGCAAATCAGATGATGTCAACCGGGTTTGGGATGGTCCAAAATGGAGTGATACAGGTATTGCATTAGATGCTGCTAAGTTTAAGGAGAACATAAGTGGAAATATTGGTGCTCTCAATGCAAGCTCTACTGCTTGGCCAATGAGTGAGAGATTGGGAAACCGTGTGAACAATGAGAATATTACTAGTGGTGCTGACTTAAATGTTAGTTGTGAAGCTGCTAAAAATGATAAAGAACCCATTCCGTGGAAGACAAATAATGTGGCACCTGCCATGGGTCTCTCTGAAGTAAGATGTACTGATAAATGGCTTGTTAATATGGACATGTCTCCAGATTGGAACTATTCAGTCCCCTCAGCTAATCATGTTGTGAAAGAAGAAAATAGTCGTGTTACTCAACATTCAGAGTCCTTGAATGATATGCATGTAATGTCTGGCAAGCAGAGTATTATTCCAGAGGCTTCAGGTCGAATTAATAGTGCTTCTGGTGCTGTACAACCAATTATAATGGAAAAGTCTGTTTTTCAACCAAATCATGAATTGAAAGATGACAGTGCTATCGCATTGCCATATGATAATAATGATGTAGTTAGAAAAACAATGAATTCTCGTTCTGACCTAAATATGTTTGATCAGAACTGCCAGCCTTCAAGTGTTTATCCTTTTTCAAGCTTGAACACAATTGGGGAAAGTCAAGCAGTTATCCCAACTGAACCTCAAGGAGGAATTCTGAAAAATCTGCAAACTAACACAACACATACAGAGGGAACCCTTGTTGCGAAGCCAGATTTCCGGGAAGCAAAAACATCACTAATGAATTCTGGAATTGATCCATTGCAGAGGATTGTAAATGTTACTGATCTTTCAGCTTCTTTGGTGCAGTTATTTGGAAATGGGCAGCAACTTCCACAACTTTATGCAGCTCTTAATTCCAATAATTCAACTGGCACCCCTTCCTTTACCAGTGGTTCGGTTACTCCTACTATTTTGCCAGATGCTGTTAGTGGGCCACATAAGCATTATGATCCTATACATGATAGTACAGAATCTAGAAGGCCTGAAGTCAGCAACAATACCTCGgcagttttaacaaataacACCGTTAAGGCAAGTGATTCAGATGGTAAACCTGAAATTCAATTGAAAAATGTAACCTCATCCTCTTTGCCTGTTGTATCGGATGCCACCGATTGTAAACAGGCTGGTGGTTCGATAGGAGAAACTAACCTTACAAGAAAATTGTTGACTCCACTAGAGCCGAATGCAAGTTCCAAGGCTACCAAGGGAAAGATTGAACAAATATCTGGGGAAAACAAGAAAACAGAAGAAGAAAGTATAAAAGTGGAAGAAACTGATCCCTTGGATGGTGAAGATAAAGAGGGGGCTAATGATGGAAAGAAAAACAAGGATGCAAAGGGAGTTCGTGCATTTAAATTTGCACTTGTCGAGTTTATTAAAGAGCTTCTAAAACCAACATGGAAGGATGGTCAAATTGGTAAAGATGCTTACAAAACTATTGTAAAGAAGGTGGTTGACAAAGTAACGGGTACAATGCAGGGAGCTAATGTTCCTCAAACACAAGAGAAGATTGATCACTATCTGTCTTTTTCAAAAGCAAAGCTTACAAAACTTGTACAG GCGTATGTGGAAAAATCTCAGAAGGGATGA
- the LOC115715144 gene encoding zinc finger CCCH domain-containing protein 38 isoform X1 yields MSGSGRKRSSKWDLRDQPKFEDINAQDDNWPGKTGRSIYQRESGHGWQSPELAGSNGSKWSALDSNDIRSKHDSIFPTRDTFSGSRGSHKNENIDKDCNRYVSDSMAWDADEDYGTRMSPGLDEWRQQHHSQSPKSGWSRSMRDRSRSRSRSRSRSRGRSRSPVRSLRRESGFLDRSRSRSGVSNQLCKDFTAGRCRRGNNCPFLHEDSEAYEDYWDGRHRKGGGSKYATGDTRDYPLRSGRSFGLCNEFVKGRCRRGASCKFEHGASDGFSKGPTNEFTREKESDRRRRDTSDERGVEHEARRNSDIPCRFFAAGNCRNGKHCRFSHHNQAYASPDRKSQDKWALGRKSDDVNRVWDGPKWSDTGIALDAAKFKENISGNIGALNASSTAWPMSERLGNRVNNENITSGADLNVSCEAAKNDKEPIPWKTNNVAPAMGLSEVRCTDKWLVNMDMSPDWNYSVPSANHVVKEENSRVTQHSESLNDMHVMSGKQSIIPEASGRINSASGAVQPIIMEKSVFQPNHELKDDSAIALPYDNNDVVRKTMNSRSDLNMFDQNCQPSSVYPFSSLNTIGESQAVIPTEPQGGILKNLQTNTTHTEGTLVAKPDFREAKTSLMNSGIDPLQRIVNVTDLSASLVQLFGNGQQLPQLYAALNSNNSTGTPSFTSGSVTPTILPDAVSGPHKHYDPIHDSTESRRPEVSNNTSAVLTNNTVKASDSDGKPEIQLKNVTSSSLPVVSDATDCKQAGGSIGETNLTRKLLTPLEPNASSKATKGKIEQISGENKKTEEESIKVEETDPLDGEDKEGANDGKKNKDAKGVRAFKFALVEFIKELLKPTWKDGQIGKDAYKTIVKKVVDKVTGTMQGANVPQTQEKIDHYLSFSKAKLTKLVQVSPVKIFFALCLLDILPIKFIFATSK; encoded by the exons AAGTGGAAGAAAACGCTCTTCAAAATGGGATTTACGGGATCAGCCTAAATTTGAAGATATAAATGCACAAGACGATAATTGGCCTGGAAAAACTGGTAGATCAATTTATCAAAGAGAATCAGGACATGGGTGGCAGTCTCCAGAGCTTGCTGGGAGTAATGGTTCAAAATGGTCAGCATTAGATTCAAATGATATAAGATCCAAGCATGATTCAATATTTCCAACTAGGGATACTTTTTCTGGAAGCCGAGGCTCACATAAGAATGAGAACATTGATAAGGACTGTAATAGATATGTGTCAGACTCTATGGCATGGGATGCAGATGAGGATTATGGTACAAGAATGTCTCCTGGTCTTGATGAATGGAGACAGCAACATCATAGTCAATCTCCTAAAAGTGGTTGGAGCAGGTCAATGAG GGATAGGAGTAGGAGTAGAAGCAGGAGCAGAAGCAGGAGTAGGGGTAGGAGCAGGAGCCCTGTTCGCAGCCTCAGACGGGAATCTGGGTTTCTTGACAGAAGTAGAAGCAGGTCTGGTGTATCCAATCAATTGTGTAAAGATTTTACTGCTGGGAGATGCAGGAGAGGTAATAATTGTCCATTTCTTCACGAGGATAGTGAAGCTTATGAGGATTACTGGGACGGCAGGCACAGGAAAGGTGGAGGCTCAAAATATGCCACTGGTGATACCAGAGACTATCCCTTGAGAAGTGGAAGATCTTTCGGACTTTGTAATGAGTTTGTAAAAGGAAGGTGCCGGAGAGGTGCATCTTGCAAGTTTGAGCACGGTGCTTCTGATGGATTCAGCAAAGGGCCTACGAATGAATTTACTAGAGAAAAGGAAAGTgacagaagaagaagagatactTCTGATGAGCGAGGTGTTGAACATGAGGCCCGCAGGAATAGTGATATTCCATGCAGGTTCTTTGCTGCTGGAAATTGTCGTAATGGGAAGCACTGTCGGTTCTCTCATCATAATCAGGCTTATGCAAGTCCTGACAGGAAATCACAAGATAAGTGGGCCTTGGGTCGCAAATCAGATGATGTCAACCGGGTTTGGGATGGTCCAAAATGGAGTGATACAGGTATTGCATTAGATGCTGCTAAGTTTAAGGAGAACATAAGTGGAAATATTGGTGCTCTCAATGCAAGCTCTACTGCTTGGCCAATGAGTGAGAGATTGGGAAACCGTGTGAACAATGAGAATATTACTAGTGGTGCTGACTTAAATGTTAGTTGTGAAGCTGCTAAAAATGATAAAGAACCCATTCCGTGGAAGACAAATAATGTGGCACCTGCCATGGGTCTCTCTGAAGTAAGATGTACTGATAAATGGCTTGTTAATATGGACATGTCTCCAGATTGGAACTATTCAGTCCCCTCAGCTAATCATGTTGTGAAAGAAGAAAATAGTCGTGTTACTCAACATTCAGAGTCCTTGAATGATATGCATGTAATGTCTGGCAAGCAGAGTATTATTCCAGAGGCTTCAGGTCGAATTAATAGTGCTTCTGGTGCTGTACAACCAATTATAATGGAAAAGTCTGTTTTTCAACCAAATCATGAATTGAAAGATGACAGTGCTATCGCATTGCCATATGATAATAATGATGTAGTTAGAAAAACAATGAATTCTCGTTCTGACCTAAATATGTTTGATCAGAACTGCCAGCCTTCAAGTGTTTATCCTTTTTCAAGCTTGAACACAATTGGGGAAAGTCAAGCAGTTATCCCAACTGAACCTCAAGGAGGAATTCTGAAAAATCTGCAAACTAACACAACACATACAGAGGGAACCCTTGTTGCGAAGCCAGATTTCCGGGAAGCAAAAACATCACTAATGAATTCTGGAATTGATCCATTGCAGAGGATTGTAAATGTTACTGATCTTTCAGCTTCTTTGGTGCAGTTATTTGGAAATGGGCAGCAACTTCCACAACTTTATGCAGCTCTTAATTCCAATAATTCAACTGGCACCCCTTCCTTTACCAGTGGTTCGGTTACTCCTACTATTTTGCCAGATGCTGTTAGTGGGCCACATAAGCATTATGATCCTATACATGATAGTACAGAATCTAGAAGGCCTGAAGTCAGCAACAATACCTCGgcagttttaacaaataacACCGTTAAGGCAAGTGATTCAGATGGTAAACCTGAAATTCAATTGAAAAATGTAACCTCATCCTCTTTGCCTGTTGTATCGGATGCCACCGATTGTAAACAGGCTGGTGGTTCGATAGGAGAAACTAACCTTACAAGAAAATTGTTGACTCCACTAGAGCCGAATGCAAGTTCCAAGGCTACCAAGGGAAAGATTGAACAAATATCTGGGGAAAACAAGAAAACAGAAGAAGAAAGTATAAAAGTGGAAGAAACTGATCCCTTGGATGGTGAAGATAAAGAGGGGGCTAATGATGGAAAGAAAAACAAGGATGCAAAGGGAGTTCGTGCATTTAAATTTGCACTTGTCGAGTTTATTAAAGAGCTTCTAAAACCAACATGGAAGGATGGTCAAATTGGTAAAGATGCTTACAAAACTATTGTAAAGAAGGTGGTTGACAAAGTAACGGGTACAATGCAGGGAGCTAATGTTCCTCAAACACAAGAGAAGATTGATCACTATCTGTCTTTTTCAAAAGCAAAGCTTACAAAACTTGTACAGGTCAGTcctgtaaaaatattttttgcttTGTGTTTACTTGATATCTTACCCATTAAATTTATATTCGCTACTTCAAAGTAA